A portion of the Salvelinus alpinus chromosome 33, SLU_Salpinus.1, whole genome shotgun sequence genome contains these proteins:
- the LOC139562885 gene encoding GDP-fucose transporter 1-like isoform X2: MALAGSDAMDGGKGETFLLKAIKIGGVVAIYWFISITMVFLNNYLLDSKDLDAPLFVTFYQCLVTVGLCYGMHLLSHLCPGVIDFPSVKFDLKVCREVLPLSIVFIGMITFNNLCLKHVGVAFYTVGRSLSTVFNVLLSYVILKQTTSFYAILCCGIILGGFWLGVDQEGVAGSLSWTGVFFGVLASACVSLNAIFTKRVMPAVDGNIWKLSFYNNINACILFLPLILVFGEVGHLVHFSRLGDPTFWGMMTLGGVFGFAIGYVTGLQIKFTSPLTHNVSGTAKACAQTVIAVVYNQSSKSFLWWTSNLMVLGGSSAYTWVKGMEMKKVNIPQEESREKLLGEKSDAGV; this comes from the exons ATGGCGCTAGCAGGCTCGGACGCCATGGATGGAGGAAAAGGCGAGACGTTTCTACTTAAAGCCATCAAAATAGGTGGTGTGGTCGCAATTTATTGGTTCATTTCAATAACCATGGTGTTCTTAAATAACTACTTGCTAGACAGTAAAGATTTGGACGCGCCGCTATTTGTGACATTTTACCAGTGCCTTGTGACTGTCGGACTGTGCTATGGCATGCACTTGCTATCCCACTTATGTCCGGGTGTCATCGACTTCCCCTCCGTCAAGTTCGACCTAAAGGTATGCCGGGAGGTTCTACCCCTGTCCATCGTGTTCATTGGAATGATAACCTTCAACAACTTGTGCCTGAAGCATGTAGGGGTGGCCTTCTACACTGTCGGCAGGTCACTCAGCACGGTCTTCAACGTCCTACTCTCCTACGTCATCCTCAAGCAGACCACTTCCTTCTACGCCATCCTGTGTTGTGGAATTATTCTAG GTGGATTCTGGTTGGGTGTGGACCAGGAAGGTGTGGCGGGCTCACTGTCGTGGACGGGAGTGTTTTTCGGTGTGCTGGCCAGCGCCTGCGTCTCCCTCAACGCCATCTTCACCAAGCGGGTCATGCCGGCGGTAGACGGAAACATCTGGAAGCTCTCCTTCTACAACAACATCAACGCCTgcatcctcttcctccccctcatcCTCGTCTTTGGTGAGGTCGGCCACCTCGTCCATTTCAGCCGCCTGGGTGACCCCACGTTCTGGGGCATGATGACGTTGGGCGGCGTGTTCGGTTTCGCCATCGGCTACGTGACGGGCCTCCAAATCAAGTTCACGAGTCCACTGACGCACAACGTGTCGGGGACGGCCAAGGCCTGCGCTCAGACGGTCATCGCTGTGGTCTATAACCAGTCCAGTAAAAGTTTCCTGTGGTGGACTAGTAACCTGATGGTGCTTGGTGGGTCTTCTGCCTACACCTGGGTCAAAGGCATGGAGATGAAGAAGGTCAATATTCCCCAGGAGGAGTCCAGAGAGAAACTGCTAGGGGAGAAGAGTGATGCCGGGGTATAG
- the LOC139562885 gene encoding GDP-fucose transporter 1-like isoform X1 encodes MISIMNRVQLKRSNILRMALAGSDAMDGGKGETFLLKAIKIGGVVAIYWFISITMVFLNNYLLDSKDLDAPLFVTFYQCLVTVGLCYGMHLLSHLCPGVIDFPSVKFDLKVCREVLPLSIVFIGMITFNNLCLKHVGVAFYTVGRSLSTVFNVLLSYVILKQTTSFYAILCCGIILGGFWLGVDQEGVAGSLSWTGVFFGVLASACVSLNAIFTKRVMPAVDGNIWKLSFYNNINACILFLPLILVFGEVGHLVHFSRLGDPTFWGMMTLGGVFGFAIGYVTGLQIKFTSPLTHNVSGTAKACAQTVIAVVYNQSSKSFLWWTSNLMVLGGSSAYTWVKGMEMKKVNIPQEESREKLLGEKSDAGV; translated from the exons ATGATTTCAATCATGAACAGGGTGCAGTTGAAACGCTCGAACATCTTGAGAATGGCGCTAGCAGGCTCGGACGCCATGGATGGAGGAAAAGGCGAGACGTTTCTACTTAAAGCCATCAAAATAGGTGGTGTGGTCGCAATTTATTGGTTCATTTCAATAACCATGGTGTTCTTAAATAACTACTTGCTAGACAGTAAAGATTTGGACGCGCCGCTATTTGTGACATTTTACCAGTGCCTTGTGACTGTCGGACTGTGCTATGGCATGCACTTGCTATCCCACTTATGTCCGGGTGTCATCGACTTCCCCTCCGTCAAGTTCGACCTAAAGGTATGCCGGGAGGTTCTACCCCTGTCCATCGTGTTCATTGGAATGATAACCTTCAACAACTTGTGCCTGAAGCATGTAGGGGTGGCCTTCTACACTGTCGGCAGGTCACTCAGCACGGTCTTCAACGTCCTACTCTCCTACGTCATCCTCAAGCAGACCACTTCCTTCTACGCCATCCTGTGTTGTGGAATTATTCTAG GTGGATTCTGGTTGGGTGTGGACCAGGAAGGTGTGGCGGGCTCACTGTCGTGGACGGGAGTGTTTTTCGGTGTGCTGGCCAGCGCCTGCGTCTCCCTCAACGCCATCTTCACCAAGCGGGTCATGCCGGCGGTAGACGGAAACATCTGGAAGCTCTCCTTCTACAACAACATCAACGCCTgcatcctcttcctccccctcatcCTCGTCTTTGGTGAGGTCGGCCACCTCGTCCATTTCAGCCGCCTGGGTGACCCCACGTTCTGGGGCATGATGACGTTGGGCGGCGTGTTCGGTTTCGCCATCGGCTACGTGACGGGCCTCCAAATCAAGTTCACGAGTCCACTGACGCACAACGTGTCGGGGACGGCCAAGGCCTGCGCTCAGACGGTCATCGCTGTGGTCTATAACCAGTCCAGTAAAAGTTTCCTGTGGTGGACTAGTAACCTGATGGTGCTTGGTGGGTCTTCTGCCTACACCTGGGTCAAAGGCATGGAGATGAAGAAGGTCAATATTCCCCAGGAGGAGTCCAGAGAGAAACTGCTAGGGGAGAAGAGTGATGCCGGGGTATAG